The window ACAGCGGGTTTCTTTCGTTCGGGTTTAGTTTTTAAATCCAGTTTTGTGCTACATATCATGGCTTAATCCAAACCGCAATAAAGAAATTTGCTACATGTTTACTGGATCTAAAATTTGAATGAATTTTAATAAAGTCCCACAATCTACTTCACTAAATAAgaacaataaatgaaataaaacctTTCGTGGAAGCACAAACATTTCAATATTACTGGTTTACCAAACGGATACAGCTTTTGATACTGCTTGATTTGCATTGTCTTTGATAACAGTTACAAAGATCTGATGCATATCATAGGTCGCAGCGATTTCATACATGTGTAGAGAATAGCAAGCATACCGGCGTATTCACCTAACTTGTCGtcaaattttttatatgtatttaccTATAGGGCAACTCTAAAATTTAGCAAAATCTGCGGACCTTTGCTCAGCCTTTTGCTTTGGTCAGTTTATCTAGAGCTATATtagaatatatatgcaaatttaATTTggaacttaaaggttgacttgcaacaaaattcacataacagttatttgatatcaaaagattcaccatgtcttactctgttgtgttgtaggtgcaaaatatgtgggaatgtgattacaagctattaaaagctaaaaaaccaacagttaatcgcagccacacgagaccgccgtagtttggattcttttttcaaaacggctcaaatgtgacgtaattgtgggagatggtttctgtttacactttcatacaatcttattcgtcgaaatattttcacaactatacttcacgcattcgataaagccttgtctattgttcttacgcatctattttatcgtcattgtaatgctgtcacttttagcagtgatatcttataacttaccgtaaaaattaatttcttttttaaccttacctcgaaggagtacatatcattgtctgataatcaagccgagcctgttggtcacctgtgataatcgaaaagtgctgcaaaaattatttgcgaagtaatgggtcacatgatcagattacgacttgacgattagttcaatccgaaacaaaactgtaaagtagcgagcatttatatttgatacgaggtcttcggtaaaacccgaagtgtttgtcataaactagtgctacaataagttttatattgagctttttattggcctttcaattcacgtgagaacatcacgtgacaagacaataaccaaactgtcatgactatgccagagaaataaagagattccaatctatggtggcttttcgtttttgagcttttaagagcttgtaatcacatttccacatattttgcacctacaacacagcagactaagacatggtgaatcttttaataccaaataactgtaatgtaaattttgttgcaagtcaacctttaataagtAACTAAAACGGCGAAAAAACCTAGAAACATGCAATACTGCTTATTAACTATCTAAGAAGATGAAATTTCTATAATAACTACAAAAAAACAAGATGCATGGTATATTGGTGCTCATGCTCATGTTATCTATTCGAAACAGGTGTGTGGTCCCCATTTCCAGCCTGCGTGACCTTATAGATGAAACCAGTAATATGATAGTTTACTCTTAGCAGCCATAAATcaacttctatatatatatatatattattactcatgaaATAGTTCAATAGTTTCCGTTCAAACACCTTGGGCCATACCAGGATCATAGACGGTCGAACATATGCCAATAACACATTGTCCGAAAAAGcattacatatttaaaatataaataaatcataCACAGGAGGCCCAACTGGAATTTAATGAGAGAAACTAGAATATAGCTCATTATCTTTTTGTACACTTGTTTTTATACACAAAGTCTGAAGAAATGAGTCTGCGATACAAGCTGCTTCAAATATGGTACATTCTCCAGTCCAACTATTTCTGTATTTATGGGAAGCTCGGTCTACTTTCTACATTGCCTGTTTTTTAACATATAGTTTATGGTATGAAGTAATGCAACCGTGCTTAAAAAGTCATTtaccaggcctgtattccctggggcgcctggccggctgagccgccccaacttttttgggaatttttcacggctaagtacagtcaaactcggataaaatgtaacatttcatctcaaacacaaggttaactcgaacggattcgtttggtcagttccaacgcaatgacaAATTGCTTCAGATAGCTTGACCTCaacatttattcgaaaagttatttgcccaacggccatggacacggtttttatcgctgtagaatatcacttcattccaagccatagagacaaacatcaacttttagtagtttttaggcttcattattatcatcatcagcggcaaaatattcttgttaacgacttttataaaggtttgccaaagatcaagttttaccaaacacccgcctggccatgtcccatcgaaagcgtaaaaacctccgaatgactttaaaataaaatccgcaaaattgatctttgttaaaacgctcaaaagaaaaagatgtcttttttctgagcgttttaactgcggtcaagttttgcctattttaatttaaaaacgtctcgtcagtcacatcacctaaaacaaaacaaatctcaaaaaatagaaaaatgttgatactttccgataaaaaattttaaaactttacatgagaggcccggctgaggccctacatgagagaaacctgttgggagcttacaccGCCCTCTCCACACccctaggtgttcataactagtcgcctaacattagccgccccaactcgCAACCGTTGAATACAGGCCTGTCATttactacatgtagttttggGAAGGATGAAAATTGTTTACATAATTTGTAATGGGAAAACTTATTTTGGATTTCAAGCAACTCATTTTTCGAACATTCTTCTGGAATGGATTTGGAGTCAAAAACTTAGGTCGGAGTGTAAATGATTTTTAAATGGAAAGTTGTTCTGGGAAGGAAATGTTGAGTATCCAATACATTTTGAAGCTTTACGTGTGATTTTCACTCTGATGTTGGTTTCAGTGGCTCCTCTCAACAACGTCGCCGGCCAAAACATAGAGGATGAGGATGGCAAGTTTCAGTGTTACAGATGTAACAGATATAAAGGTGGTGGAGCAGCTTGTCCTGAAACTAAGAGGGAAATTGATCGTAAGTGGCTCAGTCGaatctcaaataaaaaattttcacgGTACTCTTTGAGTTTGGTTTGTAGAACAGTCGAccctcctacaacataaataatccttTTCGAGAACATTTaggttatagggattttacgttacaCAAACAGTAAATTATCTTCCCAAACTGAACCCCTTTGGCCCTTCATAAAGGAAAAACTAAACTAGTCTTTTTAATTTAAGGCTTATACAGTATCTGTGGTGTTACtagtttgtatcgacaacttttctcttttttcttatcacttccACTTGGTTTAGGGTTTAGGTTACAGTAATTTCTCATTAAGTTATGGGAGCGGACTCCTTCgatgtcaatttaaatcgatGGTCATTTTTTGTAGACATCAAGGTCTATGCTACAAAGAATTACATATTggttgtctaaaataaagtaaaacaaaaacatttctttactataataagagcggtgcCTGTCTGCACATCCATCTGTTCATAGCCAGGgttagaggttaggataaaacaGAGTACTTTCAGAGAGACTCCAACTATCAACATAATATTTATCTTGGTAAACCAAAATTGTAACGCCTTCAATAATTGAGCGCTTTCCAGTATTTCTGAATatttgtgcagctacttattctctgtgctttatcagcactcctgatgatctctcacggcacactagactgccagggtactagtatacataataggttgtagtatacataatatatactagATGAATAGGAAAAAATGCatagagatacccctatatGTCGTTTTCTCTATTAAGTGTGGCAAGAGAAAAAAACTGATATTTTCAGAGATACTTTGAGATTCTTAtaaacaaatttgaaaacttttagcGATTTGACGCTTTGCATCCTTAGGAATTTTTTACATAGGAAAAAGTTAACATAATTTTGCTGTTAATTGGAATTTATTGTAGTACATGAATTGGCTCCGCAGTAATACCTTAATTGACTCCACAATAGTTCCTGAATTGGTTTCATAGTAATACCCATATTGGTCTCATAGTAATATCTGAGGTGGTTTCATAGTATTACCTGAATTAGCTCAACAGTAGCACCTGAATGGCTATCAACATATAGTAAGTCCTAATGACATAACATATAATAAGATAACAacataacataattatagtaaGATAACAACATAACATATAGTGAAATAACAACATGACATATAGTAAGATAACAACATAACATATAGTAATAACCTCACATAGTTATAGTTAGGTAACAACATAACATGTAGTAAGATAACACCTCAACATATAGTAAGATAATAACATAACATGTAGTAAGATAACACCTCAACATATAGTAAGATAATAACATAACATATGGTAAGGTAACAATATAGCATATAGTAAAATAACAACATAACATAGTTATAGTAAAATAACGTCATAACATATAGTAAGATAACAACATAACATATTAGTAAGATAACAACATAACATAGTTATAGTAAGATAACAACATAACATGTAGTAAGATAACAACATAACATATTAGTAAGATAACAacataacataattatattaagaTAACAACATGACATATAGTAAgataacatataataaaataacaacatAACATATAGTAAGATAACAACATAACATAGTTATAGTAAGATAAcaacataacatatatatagtaaGATAACAACATAACATATAGTAAGATAACAACATAACATATAGTAAGATAACAACATGACATATAGTAAGATAACAACATAACATATAGTAAGATAACAACATGACATATAGTAAGATAACAACATGACATATAGTAAGataacaacataaaatatagtAAGATAACAACATAACATATAGTAAGATAATGACATGACATATAGTAAGATAACAACATAACATATAGTAAGATAATGACATGTAGTAAGATAACATAACATATAGTAAGATAACAACATAACATATAGTAAGATAACAACATAACATATAGTAAGATAACAACATAAATCATTGCAAAATTGTGCAATACATTCGTCATTTTACTTTGGAAAAGGTGTCTCATGCCTATTTCGTCGCGTGCCAATTTCATACCCATTTATGAAATCAATTGTGGCAAATTTTTTCTTTAAGCTAATAAACCTTAAAAAAGTAATTTTGAATTAGCCAGTGTACACACACACTAACAGTCACATATTGTTAGCATGTCTATTTATCCACTCGATTTATAAAATGACCAAATATTCCTTTTTGTctattgcaaaattattttttcctttATTCATAAAACCATCTGGTttgtattttgacaattttggtTTCTGTTTCATCATGTTTTATTCCTATGAAATGTGATTTTATGATTTTCCAGCTAACAGCGTATCAGCTGATGCCTACCCGGCAGAAACCATTGTGGTCGGATGTGAAGTGTGTTTAAAGGTATTCACCACCACCTACTTCCGTAACAAGAATTATATTGCTGACAAATTTAATCCCTTCCAGGATGGAAATCACTTTGAACGTAAGTCTAAAAACTTCTTGTCTTACAACAAGCTGAGTGTTTCACTGTGATTGAAGGGTAGGAGGGATGTTGGTCTCCAGAATTCTCTGCAGTAACTAAGACTgcttttttacttttataaaGGAGATTTGAATGAAAACGAAACGATGGCTAGATGTAAAACAAAGAAACAGCTAACCAATACAATAAATTGCTGTCGTGCATAGTTGGTTATAATAAGAAATACATAAACGttccataaaattatttgaaatgaaCAGTAATAAGACTtatttatatgatttatatcAATGATGTTGTACAACTCATCATTCAACTTCTACTGTGGAAGTTTATCAACACTTGACTGTGTAATAAGTgacttaagcctggttcccatatcgattgcgagactccggcggtaatattgcgcagcaaaacgcttgtgaCGCTAggcggcttatgttcacataaagctgcatcgctaataatggcataaaaatgttcgctcgccatgctgtTCCGATattgctgaccttcacctgtacagtgcatttcgggaaggtttgcCTGGGGCTcttcgcgaaatttgaacagcggtAAAGTCTTGCGTTCCGCCGGCAACTACAAGCGGTACCCGGCGCGTAGGTACCCATTTTACTGTGGAGTCATTTTTACTGTTAATAGTCTGTGgcgctgtcgccggtgctttgcgacgtatatggaaccaggcttaagttgTCAACATGGGGATCATTTCCTTTCACTATAATCTCGCTGTTGTAGTAAGCTTCAGTCTATACTTAATGGTTAGTGATGAATTTATCTTAAAATTGTTCACTTCGTCAATcaagaaaacaaaaagaattACGTAACTCTGTTTGGTTATCAAGATTAGGGGCTTTTACAACACTGAATAGGCATATGTATTTCCACATGATCTCGGAAAATGTTACCACACTTCGACTCCAACTCagtatttttgaaaaatcatgttCAAAACCTCTACATCTGTTTAAGAAGAGTTCAGTGGTCCAACTACAACCGTTTTTTAAGCAATTTGCTGGTTGCAACTTACTgccaattgtctgacaagattgTATCTATTGTGTTACAGCGTTGCATGTCACATCACGAGCATGTATACAGGACAAAAAGGATTCACGCCTTTTGGATGGTTGTATAACTGATACATCTGCTGGAGGAACGATTGAGCGATGTTATTGTCAGGGCAATCTCTGCAATGACTCGACAACCATTTCTGCATCGCTGAAACTTATGACTGTCAGTGTGCTGATAATGGTGTTTGCTGTATTCTTGTGAGATCTGTTGCCAGCATTACACGCAGGGACATATTTAGTATATTTGAGCAGCTTTTACATTTGGTACTTTAGTTGTCATGCAGTCTTACATTCCCATTTTATACATTCCTGTATTTCTACAAGATTACTCCATGCATTCCGGTactttttgcaaaattaatttaatCAATTAAATCATCTTGTCATAGTTATCTCTATATTTACTTCATAAATTATGATTAATCatgacatgtatatatatttgtattaaaataacaatagATCAACACATACAATTGAGCGTGTTCACAAATGTTCTAGTGGTGTTTGAACCAGTCACTGACAATAGATGCAACATTTCCAGAATTTTCTTCACTTATAAAATTCACATGGTTTCCAGCAGAGTTGATTACGGTGACATCGTCACACACTTCAGACAAGCCATAATCGTTAGCCAATGTTAATGCTGCGGACTGCTCGGCTTTGACCAATAGTATTTTATGTTTCAACTGGCCTCTCGGGGTGTAAGCATCGGCTGCTACCAACTTATTGTAGTAGGACAGAGCTGCTGCCGTAACATCCTCCGGAGCGTATGTTAGATTAATACGCTCTAGCACAGCCTTCGTAACCACAGACAGCTTATTCTCAAGTCCATTTGCATTCTTTAAACTTTCTCTAACCTAGAAAATATTACAAGGCATAGATTAATGATCGTTGTCACTTGTCAGTAGGTATCCAGTGCAAATACTGTACAGGGCTCATTCAAGAAGCTAACAAGTGCTGACAGGGTACTTGCAAAGATGCAGACATACTTGCTGATAGCCCTGTTCAAGTTGGACAGTTCGctctaaaaacgaacagaaagCCTCCAGTTGTTTCATTTCTGTTGTCAGGCATTCTTCGCTATAGACACTCGTGAACATCTTCACATATGAGTGGGAACCATCGAGGAGaatgagagaacaactctcaCCTATTCTCTCCAGTTGCAAGCATATTTCAACAGCAACTGCTGCCCCGAATGAATATCCAAGCACGTTGTATTGACCTTTACTCACTGTCATCTTCATAAGCTAAAAATAGTCACAGTTATAAACAGGAAGGGTCGAAACCATCATCAATACTTCTAAAATCAACAGATAATAACACAGAAAGATTGTGCACACTAACCTCTATATATTGGGCAGCTAATCGCTCAATGGAGTCTACTTTCACATCCCTGGAGCACTGTAGTCCATACACAGTAGCATCCAGGCGTGCTGCCAGTTCCTGTAGATGCTCAACATGGCCTTCGATAGGGTGAATGACGAAGATGGTCGCCTCGCTAGGCTCCATACTTTTCATCGTCACTAATGCTTCCAGTGGGAACAAACTGGAATCtattaggaaaaaatattgttttacatttttatgatCATCACTACAACATTTTATCGCTAGACAGCAAAAGAAACACGATATTacgtaataatataaaaatcatTCGAACCTGCGATGGGTGGCAAAGAGTCATTGCCGGAATCAGCAGAAGCAACACTTCCTTCGTCATTAGGGACGGTGTCTACAGCCGCTTTAAGAGAGGTTATAGTTAACGCTCGGATTTCCTTCATAGTGAAGTTGAGATCAAATTCCTTCTCCAGAACTTGTTTCACTTCAACCGCCATAAGGGAGTCAAGGCCAAGGCTACCAAGAGTGCTCTGAGGGCTCACAGAGGAAGTATCACTCACTCCTACCA of the Watersipora subatra chromosome 4, tzWatSuba1.1, whole genome shotgun sequence genome contains:
- the LOC137392931 gene encoding uncharacterized protein gives rise to the protein MVEENIMYSLIILVVLYFSTCCTTIVAQTAEADVRIAGIKYVAPLNNVAGQNIEDEDGKFQCYRCNRYKGGGAACPETKREIDPNSVSADAYPAETIVVGCEVCLKVFTTTYFRNKNYIADKFNPFQDGNHFEPLHVTSRACIQDKKDSRLLDGCITDTSAGGTIERCYCQGNLCNDSTTISASLKLMTVSVLIMVFAVFL